One Mobula hypostoma chromosome 31, sMobHyp1.1, whole genome shotgun sequence genomic window carries:
- the pgap4 gene encoding transmembrane protein 246, whose protein sequence is MSPRDLLGRPWLQLALLYLLVLGVGLPLFGADRRLSRYYLGGAEGLQRLTDQALARSLERAEEAERYFRDTPQWHEEEEEQGPPGLTLAIVTTARRQGAEHRYFLQVAAAYHRLLRLCPWCGRARLFACNVHHPPEDHALPRRARSLIPEVRRFGEEGSPPAPEDDPFEKEKADYLFCLGRALAGGARHVLLAEDDALPRPDLFPVLGDVLGRRLQGRQPLYVKLYHPERLQGYLHPEPARLLEWAGLGALGGSLLRWLLPAPAGRRSWRSLAALAALCMLAAELGGRVYLLELRRLSPQLYALAPASHCCTPAMAFTADGARRAMAYLGERQCRRGYAKDTALYEAAREHSEEAYVVEPNLVSHIGLYSTLRGYIARPSL, encoded by the coding sequence ATGTCCCCCCGTGACCTGCTGGGCCGCCCCTGGCTCCAGCTGGCCCTCCTCTACCTGCTGGTGCTGGGGGTGGGGCTGCCCCTCTTCGGGGCGGACAGGCGGCTCTCCCGCTACTACCTTGGCGGGGCGGAGGGCCTGCAGCGGCTGACGGACCAGGCCCTGGCCCGGAGCCTGGAACGGGCCGAGGAGGCTGAGCGGTACTTCCGGGACACCCCCCAGTGGcacgaggaggaggaggagcagggcCCCCCGGGGCTGACGCTGGCCATCGTCACCACGGCCCGCCGGCAGGGCGCGGAGCACCGCTACTTCCTGCAGGTGGCGGCCGCCTACCACCGCCTGCTGCGCCTGTGCCCCTGGTGCGGGCGGGCCCGGCTCTTCGCCTGCAACGTCCACCACCCGCCCGAGGACCACGCCCTGCCCCGGCGGGCCCGCAGCCTGATCCCGGAGGTGCGCCGCTTCGGGGAGGAGGGGTCGCCCCCGGCGCCCGAGGACGACCCCTTCGAGAAGGAGAAGGCCGACTACCTCTTCTGCCTGGGCCGGGCGCTGGCCGGCGGGGCTCGGCACGTACTGCTGGCCGAGGACGATGCCCTGCCCCGCCCCGACCTCTTCCCCGTGCTGGGGGACGTGCTGGGCCGACGGCTGCAGGGCCGCCAGCCGCTCTACGTCAAGCTCTACCACCCGGAAAGGCTGCAGGGCTACCTGCACCCCGAGCCAGCCCGGCTGCTGGAGTGGGCCGGCCTGGGGGCGCTGGGGGGCTCCCTCCTGCGCTGGCTGCTGCCTGCCCCGGCCGGCCGCCGCTCCTGGCGCTCCCTGGCCGCGCTGGCGGCCCTGTGCATGCTGGCGGCCGAGCTGGGCGGCCGGGTCTACCTGCTGGAGCTGCGGCGCCTCAGCCCCCAGCTCTACGCCCTGGCCCCGGCCTCCCACTGCTGCACGCCGGCCATGGCCTTCACGGCGGACGGGGCGCGCCGGGCCATGGCGTACCTGGGCGAGCGGCAGTGCCGCAGGGGCTACGCCAAGGACACGGCCCTGTACGAGGCAGCCCGGGAGCACAGCGAGGAGGCCTACGTGGTGGAACCCAACCTGGTCTCGCACATCGGGCTGTACTCGACCCTACGGGGCTACATCGCACGCCCCAGTCTTTGA